The window attctgtgtacatatccttgcgtgaaatatttgagatctctctgtagaactctcttagacaagtctgacgcatttggcaaaaaacgtaccccaatattatctggaatacgcgatagagaatccagttcaaacctgttctgttcagtcgccattttagaAGATTGTGGgtcatggcaactgtagctaaggggggcggagctgaagatcgccagtcggaaaggtccattgcaggacacatacaaaaacatttatgttCACACTATCAGCAGGAAAATTTCAAAACTGGGAAACAAATATGCTAACCACGACAGTATATTGCTCTGCTgccaagtgtttaatatgtaAATTGATcatatcatttttttatgatgatcaCTTGAGCTTAACAGCTGCCTCCCTTCCATTTTTatgcagaatatacacaatgctgCAGTAGACAATATTTTACCTTTCAGGGGAGGGAGTGGCAGTGAAATAGTGAACCCCTGGGAGAGCTGGATCCACAGGTACCACTGACACCATGGTGCCTGTTGTCATAAACATCCCCTCCATATTGATGCCACTCTCTTTATCCCTCAGGATGTCCATCATCGTCTTAGCGGTGATGTGCCCTTAATAGATTAAAATAAGTATAACTGCACAACCTCCTTTTTGCGCCCATACTATTAAAAACATATTACAGTTGAACTAAATTTGACTTTCTCAAACTGCCCAATGTTCCAATGAACTAACCATTGCTCTTTTGCAGCAGCTTCTTCCCTTCACTGTGTCGACTGCCAGATGCTTCAATTCTGCCTGTGCTCATGTAGGAGTAGGCTGCAGCAAAATTGAATTGAGCCTTTCCGTCCCACCAGCCTTTACTTTGTGCGTATTTGCGTAGGTCAGGATGTTCTCTGTCAATCTTAGTTGTGATGTTGTACTCATTTGAGATGTTGCGATATCCACCTAAGGAGGAAAtaatgagaattaaaaaaaaatacacatttcagaTTGTTGTATCCTAACAGGGCATATTTAATGAGCAGGATTTataccttaatttttttttttgactaaaaGCACCACCCAGTGGACAGAAAGTACAATACATGACCATTATTAGGGACACTGCAACTGTTTTGAAATTAAGACATGAATTACTTATTATGTAATACTGGGAGCATTGTGACTCCATAGTTCTAAGATACAGGGTTCACATCTGGGCTACATATGTGGCATGTTTACCCTGTACTTCTTTAAGTTTTGTCCAGGTATTCTTGCTCCctgccacatttcaaaaacatgttaACTCAGTCAAGACTATAAATTGTCCACAAAGGtgcatgtgaatattttttatatctatatgtaccctgtgatttaTTTACATCTACCAACAACAAATGATTTATGACAGTTTTAATTGTGGTTTCAAGCTAAGGTAATAACTTGGATAACTAGCAATGAAGTGTACTGTCTTAGTAAGGTGCTCCTTATTACTTTCCACTCTCTCTGCAGCCCAGTACTTCCCAGAGGTCTCCATGACCCAGGCCTCCTTCCGGTCCGAAATCAGGAAGCTGTTGTGGTAAGTGAATTGAGATCGATCCTCGAAACAAGTTCCTCCTTGGccgtgtttctccaaaagttcaGCCAAAACGTGCACACATTTCTCAGCAGTGTCAGCCCTCTCAAGTCCAAGCCTAGAAAAGTGTAGGTCTTAGATTCGAATTGCATTCTGGCACGAAATATCAGCTGTCGGATTTGTTTGCTATGATAAACATTCATTAATGTTGTCCATTGATTTTACCTGACAAGATCCATGCCAAGAAGAGCCTCCTCAACTTCAGGACTCTCTCTTCCCCACACAGCCTCATTCCCAACACACACTTGGTGCTCATTTGCACCCATTTCTGCACCCCACAGCCACGCCGGTCTGCTCAAAACAACCGCATACGTGTGGGCAACTTGCTCAATTTCGATGTAAGTACACTTTTCACCCAGAAAAGAGAGACAGGAAAAATAATGTCATCACAAAAGGTCACAAAGTGGGAATACCGAGGCACCAGCAATTTCACCAACCTTGACCTTTGACCCCAGCTCATAGTCTGaggcagggaaaaaaagcacttcCTGGACCTCATCGCAAGGTCTGTCGGAGTTCTTTCCAAAAATGACGCGGTGCCTCACGGTGGAGGGGGGCAGAGCCACAAAGGTGTCACAAGAACATGGATACATGTTGGATCACAGGCTGACTGAGCTCAATTTGTCGCGATACGGAACTCACCCATGACGTGACAACATTgcatacaaaaatgtcaaacgcGTGCAAGAgcaaataaaagacaaataatagcccgtgtgaggataagcggctcagaaaatggataggtgaTGTAATACAAGTGTTAACTGTCTTACGAATTTCCCGTTTTACGGTCTGTAACTTTCTACAATGGCAGTTTACGACAGTCACGTGACtaaactgtgattggctgtttctTATTACAGTAGTTGTTACCGATTATATTCCGACCTCGTTATTTGCGCTCAAGTAAAATATGtcataaaacataaatatatcATAAACTGCTAAGCCATATAACTGTATTTTACCGGAGCACCCTGCTGCGTTCTGGAGTTTACGACACTTTTTGTAGTTTCAAGTATCTCTTAGTGGTGCTTTCCCGAGTCGTCGCAATTTTTAATGAAGTTATTCCTTGGAATTTTTCGATGAAATCTACATTCTTTCACTACCAATATTACTGCTACTACTACAAATAAtagttattataattataataatatcaTACACTTATTTGGTGCATTTAGTGTTGCGAGACAATAACTTACGGGgtaattaaaaatgtgtttctaaaTGTATTGTTTAATGAACATATAGTGTTTAGGGTACACTAAATTCTTTGAAGGTAAGTAAAGTTATTTGTCGTCGgatttcaatgttaaaatgCGCTGTCACTGACGTGACGGGTTAATGGTCCCTGTAATGGATCAGATAAAGAAGTACAGAGTGTAGTTTGCCAATAAATGGCACACAGCATtttctcaacaaagaataaacgTGTATTAAAgtacacacaacacaaatgcTAACGTTACAATTAAGGTCTGTAATGACATAAACACTAATAAGTAGATCTCAAAATGCAACGTACATCACATCATTATTTGATGACACATCAAATGTAAAAGCTGCTTTAAAACTGCACGATCTCACATTTAGAGTCATTTACGGAAACAACTGTAGACTTCCTACTAAACTGAGGACATTGAACGTATCAACGCTTTCCGCTTCCGTGTAGGTAATTCCGGATGTATCGAGGCGGAAGAGTGTTAGCTGAAATTACGTTTCAACCTTCAGCAGACGTTTTTGGAGATCAGCCATGGGGAAGTCTTTTGCCAACTTCATGTGTAAAAAGGATTTTCACCCTGCTTCAAAGTCGAATATCAAAAAGGTCAGTAAAAGTTACCGTTTTGGAATGAAGCTTCGGATGGTATACCGCGTTTAGTTTACTAACAAACAGCTTCCTTCACTTGGTTCGAGTAGCAGACACTTAGCAGTTCAACGCccgaaaatgggagcaaaagtTCGTAAATAGCTTCATCAACCGCTATAAGGTTGATtaagaaatacagtatattacaatCCAACGTTTCCCAACCTCTTGGGAAGCAACTATTTACATGAGAAATACTTGACCGCACGCCACCAAACAGAAACGTCACAGGAAGTTCAGGTGTTTATATACAGATAATAATGATGTTGTCTGAATTTACTCCCAGATATATTTTGTTTAGTTTGCATTCCGGCCCTGTGTAATTGAATACAACGCCATTATCATGTTGCAGAAATGCCACAAgtgtattatattatatgtaAGTGTAGACATTGGTTGGCCCTTCTGCCATGTAGTCGAAGAGCATTAAATGTTACTGCCTGTTACAATTCGTCGTTGTTATAGATAGATGAACCAAGGTTGTTAAACATTATTTTGGTTAAGTAAAATTGGAGACACTTGTTGGAAATCTCACTGTAGCCACTGGTCATGATCATTCATTTGGTATTTGTTAGCTGGAGTTTTAT of the Syngnathoides biaculeatus isolate LvHL_M chromosome 14, ASM1980259v1, whole genome shotgun sequence genome contains:
- the scrn3 gene encoding secernin-3 isoform X1 — translated: MYPCSCDTFVALPPSTVRHRVIFGKNSDRPCDEVQEVLFFPASDYELGSKVKCTYIEIEQVAHTYAVVLSRPAWLWGAEMGANEHQVCVGNEAVWGRESPEVEEALLGMDLVRLGLERADTAEKCVHVLAELLEKHGQGGTCFEDRSQFTYHNSFLISDRKEAWVMETSGKYWAAERVESGYRNISNEYNITTKIDREHPDLRKYAQSKGWWDGKAQFNFAAAYSYMSTGRIEASGSRHSEGKKLLQKSNGHITAKTMMDILRDKESGINMEGMFMTTGTMVSVVPVDPALPGVHYFTATPSPERSVFKPFIFVENMKVELKETTSPSYDPVKKPRFHSKPDRKHSLFTKHEVVAAIIETHKERGEQLTHRMKRLESDRMKQMEGILCYGVKQPHTLLDLFSCSVQEEMELYSKGF
- the scrn3 gene encoding secernin-3 isoform X2, with translation MGANEHQVCVGNEAVWGRESPEVEEALLGMDLVRLGLERADTAEKCVHVLAELLEKHGQGGTCFEDRSQFTYHNSFLISDRKEAWVMETSGKYWAAERVESGYRNISNEYNITTKIDREHPDLRKYAQSKGWWDGKAQFNFAAAYSYMSTGRIEASGSRHSEGKKLLQKSNGHITAKTMMDILRDKESGINMEGMFMTTGTMVSVVPVDPALPGVHYFTATPSPERSVFKPFIFVENMKVELKETTSPSYDPVKKPRFHSKPDRKHSLFTKHEVVAAIIETHKERGEQLTHRMKRLESDRMKQMEGILCYGVKQPHTLLDLFSCSVQEEMELYSKGF